A genomic stretch from Mesomycoplasma neurolyticum includes:
- a CDS encoding CNNM domain-containing protein yields MQDLKLIILSLLIFILVIISSLSSASETSFLSINTAKLEDYFKDKHQFVKKKILKLHKKFSGTLSTILLINNIVNIAASATMSAIVSSLSLNNNWEIIISTAIMTPIIVLIGEIIPKIIARKFPITFLKNTWWIIYFFYYLFWPITFLISKISKENPITNTESELKYIIDIAGKEGVLEKEESLLTKRALDFDSIKVHKHYTRLRKTTSIKYESTLEEIRNIFYDTGFSRLPVEKNKKFIGIILLKDIFYLKNEEDFEIDKFIVKVPNISSNTLLKNALYKLKENQSHFAFITKNNEDKTIIGIITIEDIIEELVGEIYDEHDFRDENEIYIINANKIIVHYSTKIDKINKILEVDIPLEEETIGKYLETLTTKKMNLKFKHKENNLYYKVIENKKNKEIKFEVLLEN; encoded by the coding sequence ATGCAAGATTTGAAATTAATTATTTTATCATTATTAATATTTATATTAGTGATAATTTCATCTTTATCATCAGCTTCTGAAACATCATTTTTATCAATTAATACAGCCAAACTTGAAGATTATTTTAAAGATAAACACCAATTCGTTAAAAAGAAAATTTTAAAATTGCATAAAAAATTTTCAGGCACTTTATCAACAATTTTGTTAATTAATAATATTGTTAATATTGCAGCATCTGCAACTATGAGTGCTATAGTTAGTTCATTAAGTTTAAATAATAATTGAGAAATTATTATATCAACAGCTATTATGACACCTATTATTGTTTTAATTGGTGAAATTATCCCTAAAATTATTGCGAGAAAATTCCCAATAACTTTTTTAAAAAATACTTGATGAATTATATATTTTTTTTATTATTTATTTTGACCAATTACATTTTTGATTTCTAAAATTTCAAAGGAAAATCCTATCACCAATACAGAAAGCGAACTTAAATATATTATTGATATTGCAGGAAAAGAAGGTGTTTTGGAAAAAGAAGAGTCACTTTTAACAAAACGAGCATTAGATTTTGACTCTATTAAGGTTCACAAACATTATACAAGACTTAGAAAAACAACATCTATTAAGTATGAAAGCACACTAGAAGAAATTAGAAACATCTTTTATGACACTGGTTTTTCAAGACTTCCAGTTGAAAAAAATAAAAAGTTTATTGGTATTATTTTATTAAAAGATATTTTTTATTTAAAAAATGAAGAAGATTTTGAAATTGATAAATTTATTGTTAAAGTTCCTAATATATCTTCAAACACATTATTAAAAAATGCATTGTATAAACTAAAAGAAAATCAAAGTCATTTTGCTTTTATAACAAAAAATAATGAAGATAAAACTATTATTGGGATTATAACTATTGAAGATATTATTGAAGAACTTGTTGGTGAAATTTATGATGAACATGATTTTCGTGATGAAAATGAGATTTATATAATTAATGCAAACAAAATTATTGTTCATTATTCAACAAAAATTGATAAAATAAATAAAATATTAGAAGTTGACATCCCATTAGAAGAAGAAACAATCGGAAAATATTTAGAAACATTAACAACAAAAAAAATGAACTTAAAATTTAAACACAAAGAAAATAATTTGTATTACAAAGTTATTGAAAATAAGAAAAATAAAGAAATAAAATTTGAAGTTTTATTAGAAAATTAA
- the tig gene encoding trigger factor codes for MIKKDLLKDSAELKITLEVEKEKWQKALENAKNDLIKNVKIPGFRKGKVPKEKALKLIDPEQILSKAIQKIEKEIIPMMNDQITEKDDVVGNARSFEIQEITLEKLVISGLYPIYPKFELPKYRELKTKYELKQTTDADVEEAINKLLVSKGKMVEYDGPIKESDHAVFDFKGTLDGEEFDGGSAEDFELVIGSKQFVPGFEDGMIGLKKGDKKQLKITFPKEYHSPKLANKEAIFDVEIKKIKTHEKVELNDKFIKELNLDNVSNIEELKKYYKNLLSEENAEKSLVDFQKASFAEIISKVEIPVSKILIEQEVKRLVQTFEKHIKQQGFDLKEFFKITGSTQSKIEEQYREEAIKNLKESFVYIALARSEVIEATLEDYEQEYQKLAKFYKTTADELKNLVTKQQLQIPIINRKVIKRLAEYNSKNN; via the coding sequence ATGATTAAAAAAGATTTATTAAAAGATTCAGCAGAATTAAAAATAACATTAGAAGTTGAAAAAGAAAAATGACAAAAAGCATTAGAGAATGCAAAAAATGATTTAATAAAAAATGTTAAAATTCCAGGTTTTAGAAAAGGAAAAGTTCCAAAAGAAAAAGCATTAAAATTAATAGATCCAGAACAAATTTTATCTAAAGCCATTCAAAAAATAGAAAAAGAAATTATCCCTATGATGAATGATCAAATCACAGAAAAAGATGATGTTGTTGGAAATGCAAGATCATTTGAAATTCAAGAAATAACTTTAGAAAAATTAGTAATTTCTGGACTTTATCCAATTTATCCAAAATTTGAATTACCAAAATATCGTGAATTAAAAACCAAATATGAACTTAAACAAACGACAGATGCTGATGTAGAAGAAGCTATCAATAAATTACTTGTTTCAAAAGGGAAAATGGTTGAATATGATGGTCCGATTAAAGAAAGTGATCATGCAGTTTTTGATTTTAAAGGTACTTTAGATGGAGAAGAATTTGACGGGGGCTCTGCAGAAGATTTTGAATTAGTAATAGGTTCTAAACAATTTGTTCCTGGTTTTGAAGATGGAATGATTGGATTAAAAAAAGGAGATAAAAAACAACTTAAAATTACCTTCCCTAAAGAATATCATTCACCAAAATTAGCAAATAAAGAAGCAATTTTTGATGTTGAAATTAAAAAAATTAAAACTCATGAAAAAGTTGAATTAAATGATAAATTCATCAAAGAGTTAAATCTTGATAATGTAAGTAATATTGAAGAGTTAAAAAAATACTACAAAAATTTACTTTCTGAAGAAAATGCGGAAAAATCTTTGGTTGATTTTCAAAAAGCAAGTTTTGCAGAAATCATTTCTAAAGTGGAAATACCAGTTTCAAAGATTTTAATTGAACAAGAAGTTAAAAGACTAGTTCAAACATTTGAAAAACACATCAAACAACAAGGTTTTGATTTAAAAGAATTTTTCAAAATAACTGGTTCAACACAAAGTAAAATAGAAGAGCAATATCGTGAAGAAGCTATAAAAAACTTAAAAGAAAGTTTTGTTTATATTGCACTTGCGAGATCAGAAGTTATTGAAGCAACTCTGGAAGATTATGAACAAGAATATCAAAAATTAGCTAAATTCTACAAAACAACAGCAGATGAATTAAAAAATTTAGTTACAAAACAACAATTACAAATTCCTATTATTAATAGAAAAGTTATTAAAAGATTAGCTGAATATAATTCTAAAAATAACTAA
- the dnaB gene encoding replicative DNA helicase, with product MSRKLYLTEDVENSIISYILLNKEEHNKIIPYIEKNDFYWPKNKIVFEAMSDLFFASKTVDQISILNWINEKNANSYVKEVSDLLIYLEDAPYYSTVREAMSLLIEKSNLRKAKIAIDFAVKEINTNETVNAEDILNNFEAKLIEISRGVEIKDFQEIKKITQEILNDLFSRKNDQNLKGISTGFPSLDRITSGLQNGDLIILAARPSMGKTAMALNLARNAVENDKTCAFFSLEMQASQLVTRILASNTGIEGNSFKKPHLLTSYEWLNISEHIKKINNYKLFIDDSGGLKLHELIWKTKKLMNRIKKIDLIIVDYLQLIDLASSGNNRQVEVSKISRQLKQLAREINCPVIALSQLSRKVEEREDKRPLMSDLRESGAIEQDADIVAFLHRPNYYKKDVPKNEIQDTNLIIAKHRNGATGDIVLQFDPKIGLFFEEGES from the coding sequence ATGTCTAGAAAATTATATTTAACTGAAGATGTTGAAAACTCGATTATAAGTTATATTTTATTAAACAAAGAAGAACATAATAAAATTATCCCTTATATTGAAAAAAATGATTTTTACTGACCAAAAAATAAGATAGTTTTTGAAGCAATGAGTGATTTATTTTTTGCTTCAAAAACTGTTGATCAAATTAGTATTTTAAATTGAATTAACGAAAAAAATGCAAATTCATATGTAAAAGAAGTATCGGATTTGCTTATTTATTTAGAAGATGCACCATATTATTCAACTGTGCGTGAAGCGATGAGTTTACTCATAGAAAAATCAAATTTAAGAAAAGCTAAAATTGCTATTGATTTTGCTGTAAAAGAAATCAACACTAATGAAACAGTTAATGCAGAAGATATTTTAAATAATTTTGAAGCAAAATTAATCGAAATATCACGGGGTGTTGAAATTAAAGATTTTCAAGAAATAAAAAAAATTACACAAGAAATTCTTAATGATTTATTTTCTAGAAAAAATGATCAAAATCTTAAAGGAATTAGTACAGGTTTTCCAAGTTTAGATCGTATAACTTCAGGTTTACAAAATGGTGATTTAATAATTCTAGCAGCAAGACCTTCTATGGGAAAAACAGCAATGGCTCTTAATTTAGCGCGTAATGCTGTAGAAAATGATAAAACATGTGCTTTTTTTTCTTTAGAAATGCAAGCTAGTCAGCTTGTTACAAGGATTTTAGCTTCTAACACAGGTATTGAAGGTAATTCTTTTAAAAAACCTCATTTATTAACTAGTTATGAATGACTAAATATTTCAGAGCATATAAAAAAAATTAATAATTATAAACTTTTTATTGATGATTCAGGAGGTTTGAAACTTCATGAGTTGATTTGAAAAACTAAAAAATTAATGAATAGAATTAAAAAAATTGATTTAATTATAGTAGATTATCTACAACTGATTGATTTAGCAAGTTCAGGCAATAATAGACAGGTAGAAGTTTCTAAAATATCTAGACAACTAAAACAGTTGGCAAGAGAAATTAATTGCCCTGTTATTGCATTATCACAATTATCAAGAAAAGTTGAAGAAAGAGAAGATAAAAGACCATTGATGTCAGATCTTAGAGAATCAGGTGCTATTGAGCAAGATGCTGATATTGTAGCATTTTTACATAGACCTAATTATTATAAAAAAGATGTGCCTAAAAATGAAATTCAAGATACCAATTTAATTATTGCTAAGCATAGAAATGGAGCAACAGGGGATATTGTGTTACAATTTGACCCAAAAATAGGTTTATTTTTTGAAGAAGGTGAATCATAA